In Colletotrichum higginsianum IMI 349063 chromosome 1, whole genome shotgun sequence, one genomic interval encodes:
- a CDS encoding protoporphyrinogen oxidase has translation MLILYGGAKASPVQVPSLTLFATGTPTHAVTPLCIRTTNKLNGRRSRFPSSPNHCLLPSHSMVSRRADDAFMALLRTYHSQRFCRVAVRGARGGGGILRPAHFSTSSFARHQAVPDLSPDAAPNLTKETRVPKDVAVIGGGITGLTTAHYLAKLLPETSNITVFEAADRLGGWIDTQEVEVDVKGQKNIVRFERGPRTLRGMGKDTWRFDDFVLFDLLRDLGMHSEYLGIKSPPRYIFYPDHLVNMHPKNVFSEAAFKGVIPGFLTLFWRRAKARREPVPSDMSVADFIRFATGRPELTDNLASAMIHGIWGGDADRLSMRSFMPGPWWRFFLKGERDDWVTVPRNEESVLETLAQDKELQGYARAAHKDQLVFFENGLSSLPNALERGLRQKKNVTFKLGEPVTNLGYDRKTAQISLSTKNSEFPTKFDKVISTTTSNTLAAVSNNALPSLADSPNVSIMAVNLWYPQPGLNASHPGVGYLVPRAVDTNPEGLLGVFFDSDVVPRAPSEPEGTKFFVLMGGHYWDKRTNYPTEEEGVEMAKSVLERHLGIPKSQPAFAMARLAKDCIPQHHVGHGDRMGRAAQELYTAYGGKLAVAGGSYTSIGVTGGIRAGYDVAVHIAQSAQAHVGDTGLAQFQKWQMDLVQVPRERLKSIGRDIEEKIGWRNYLR, from the exons ATGTTGATTCTATACGGTGGGGCGAAAGCTTCCCCGGTCCAAGTCCCTTCCCTTACGCTGTTCGCCACAGGAACCCCAACCCATGCCGTAACGCCACTTTGTATCCGTACCACCAACAAGTTGAACGGCCGACGATCCCGAtttccctcttctccgaACCATTGCTTGCTTCCCTCCCACTCGATGGTTTCAAGAAGAGCCGACGATGCATTCATGGCTTTACTGAGGACCTACCACTCTCAGAGGTTCTGTCGCGTGGCGGTCCGCGGcgcccgaggcggcggcggcatcctccGGCCGGCGCacttctcgacgagctcatTTGCTCGACACCAAGCAGTGCCGGACTTGAGCCCCGATGCAGCGCCGAACCTCACGAAGGAAACACGAGTGCCGAAAGATGTCGCAGTTATCGGTGGCGGGATCACGGGCCTGACAACAGCGCACTACCTAGCGAAGCTGCTTCCCGAGACGTCCAACATCACCGTGTTCGAGGCGGCAGACCGGCTGGGCGGGTGGATCGATACGCAGGAGGTCGAAGTCGACGTGAAAGGTCAGAAGAACATTGTGCGCTTCGAGCGCGGGCCGCGGACGCTGCGCGGTATGGGGAAAGATACGTGGAGGTTTGACGATTTCGTCCTCTTTGACCTG TTGAGAGACCTCGGCATGCACAGCGAGTATCTTGGCATTAAGTCCCCGCCGCGCTACATCTTCTACCCGGACCACCTCGTCAACATGCACCCGAAGAACGTCTTTAGCGAAGCCGCCTTCAAGGGCGTCATCCCGGGCTTCTTGACTCTTTTCTGGCGTCGTGCCAAGGCCCGCCGCGAGCCTGTCCCGTCGGACATGTCGGTCGCCGACTTTATACGTTTCGCCACGGGCCGCCCCGAGTTAACAGACAACCTCGCTTCGGCCATGATCCACGGTATCTGGGgtggcgacgccgaccgACTGAGCATGCGCAGCTTCATGCCCGGGCCGTGGTGGCGCTTCTTCCTGAAGGGAGAGCGTGACGACTGGGTCACTGTCCCGCGCAACGAGGAGAGCGTACTGGAGACATTGGCTCAGGATAAGGAGCTTCAGGGTTACGCGCGGGCTGCGCACAAGGATCAGCTCGTGTTTTTTGAAAATGGGTTGAGCAGCCTGCCGAACGCTCTTGAGAGGGGGCTgaggcagaagaagaacgTCACATTCAAGTTGGGTGAGCCTGTGACGAACCTGGGCTACGACCGCAAGACCGCCCAAATCTCG CTCTCGACAAAGAATTCCGAATTTCCGACAAAGTTCGACAAAGTCATATCTACGACAACTAGCaacaccctcgccgccgtgtcCAACAACGCCCTCCCTTCCCTCGCAGACTCTCCCAACGTGTCTATCATGGCTGTGAACCTCTGGTACCCGCAGCCCGGTCTGAACGCATCCCACCCTGGCGTCGGCTACCTGGTCCCGCGCGCCGTTGACACGAACCCGGagggccttctcggcgtcttcTTTGACTCGGACGTCGTGCCACGCGCGCCTTCGGAGCCCGAAGGCACCAAGTTCTTCGTTCTCATGGGCGGTCACTACTGGGACAAGCGCACCAACTACCCGactgaggaggagggcgtcgagatGGCCAAGTCGGTCCTCGAGCGCCATCTTGGCATCCCCAAATCCCAACCCGCCTTCGCTATGGCAAGACTCGCAAAGGACTGTATCCCGCAGCACCAcgtcggccacggcgaccGTATGGGTCGCGCCGCCCAGGAGTTGTACACTGCCTACGGCGGAAAGCTCGCCGTTGCAGGCGGGTCGTACACCAGCATCGGCGTCACGGGCGGCATCCGCGCTGGCTACGACGTGGCTGTGCACATTGCTCAGTCGGCACAGGCGCACGTCGGCGACACCGGTCTCGCTCAGTTCCAAAAATGGCAGATGGACCTGGTCCAGGTGCCGCGGGAGCGCTTGAAGTCCATTGGGCGCGATATCGAGGAGAAGATCGGTTGGAGGAACTACCTCCGCTAA
- a CDS encoding Nuclear polyadenylated rna-binding protein nab2 yields MTVQVVLNTPLADALSAAIQPKLVEAGWASGSDDDAALVEYIILMLVNGRTQEQIATELSADLLGLGPEDPGAMEFAAWLFQQAEQINAQLNGSQPAGNDAMSGMPQGNGDFDTDMGANDGNELNAPTGPRSMRNGPNPRGSAREKRMLGHMTKAMDRSGDSVLHRVRGNDRINSHARGPPTGPRGGMGRGGRSMNNRGVNIQAGLNAMAGMNGQHGAPPGMNPMAAAWGMPPQGQPSQMDLMAMMEQQAQMMSQLQQQLMNQSGGRGGRRGGKSLFDRTQNSRGGFGNRQQHPRDKQDSAMGEGAEGDDVEMSQSKREPPNPDETVCKYNLHCTNRECKFAHQSPAAPPGTTVDIGDVCTFGAACKNRKCVGRHPSPAARLAHQSEQDCKFFPNCTNPRCPFKHPEMPLCRNGAGCTTSGCKFTHVKVKCRFNPCKNPHCMYTHEEGQQGVFKDKVWTADGSNDHVSERQFVDSNAPAEVILPDSENVANQEQGNAQEVIS; encoded by the exons ATGACCGTCCAAGTCGTTCTCAACACCCCGCTGGCGGATGCCTTGAGCGCCGCCATCCAGCCAaagctcgtcgaggccggctgGGCATCAGGCTctgacgacgatgccgcgcTCGTCGAATACATCATCCTCATGCTCGTTAACGGTCGAACGCAGGAGCAGATCGCCACCGAGCTCTCAGCCGATcttctcggtctcggtccGGAAGATCCTGGCGCCATGGAATTCGCGGCATGGTTATTTCAACAGGCAGAACAAATTAACGCCCAACTGAATGGCTCCCAACCCGCAGGCAACGATGCCATGTCAGGCATGCCCCAGGGGAATGGCGACTTCGACACCGACATGGGTGCGAACGATGGAAATGAACTGAATGC TCCGACTGGCCCGCGCTCCATGCGAAACGGCCCTAATCCGAGAGGAAGCGCTCGCGAGAAGCGTATGCTCGGACACATGACCAAGGCCATGGATAGGTCAGGCGACTCAGTCCTTCACCGCGTTCGCGGCAACGACAGAATCAACTCCCATGCCCGTGGCCCCCCCACGGGCCCTAGGGGTGGCATGGGACGCGGCGGACGGTCGATGAATAACCGAGGTGTTAATATCCAAGCCGGTCTGAACGCAATGGCAGGCATGAACGGTCAGCATGGAGCACCCCCTGGGATGAACCCCATGGCTGCCGCTTGGGGGATGCCGCCGCAAGGTCAACCTTCGCAGATGGACCTTATGGCGATGATGGAACAACAGGCACAAATGATGtctcagcttcaacaacaGCTCATGAACCAATCCGGTGGGCGAGGCGGACGCCGCGGAGGCAAGTCACTTTTCGACCGCACCCAAAACTCTCGTGGCGGTTTTGGAAACCGTCAGCAGCATCCCAGGGATAAACAAGATTCGGCAATGGGAGAAGGCGCCGAGGGAGACGATGTCGAAATGTCGCAATCAAAGCGCGAACCGCCTAACCCCGACGAAACTGTCTGCAAGTACAATCTCCACTGCACCAACAGGGAGTGCAAGTTTGCGCATCAATCCCCTGCGGCGCCACCTGGCACCACAGTCGACATCGGCGATGTGTGTACCTTTGGTGCTGCATGCAAAAACCGCAAGTGTGTCGGTCGCCACCCCTCTCCGGCGGCGAGGCTTGCTCACCAGAGCGAGCAAGATTGCAAGTTCTTCCCGAATTGTACGAATCCGAGGTGCCCCTTCAAGCACCCCGAAATGCCCTTATGTCGGAACGGCGCAGGGTGCACGACTTCGGGTTGCAAATTTACACATGTTAAGGTCAAGTGTAGATTCAACCCTTGCAAGAATCCTCATTGCATGTACACCCATGAGGAAGGCCAACAGGGTGTTTTCAAGGACAAAGTCTGGACTGCCGATGGAAGCAATGATCACGTCAGTGAGCGTCAGTTCGTGGACTCGAACGCCCCGGCGGAAGTGATACTTCCCGATTCAGAGAATGTGGCCAACCAGGAGCAAGGCAATGCTCAGGAGGTCATCAGTTAG